Proteins from one Deinococcus budaensis genomic window:
- a CDS encoding alpha/beta hydrolase: MTRRLRFALLSAALELGSAQGLPPAPATEVALDRVPAERVVRPGATAPGTPPDLNASITVRYGPARPRAVLLLMPGFLGGAGSFDRLARQLAALDPGLAVWAVDRRANLLEPQAQLAAADPAELARIVQRGLPVRTPASLGFLQGWGLDLTLRDWRAAVLEARALTPDVFLGGHSLGGVLAGLYAAYDFGGTPGWQDLRGLVLLDGVPGQAAFQPLTRQQYEEGYFNRALPVRAPGLNALARQPYVDSFFFGPTLASRAAAQARLAASDPGAPAPAGGLTRYPATALAAGLTQLEGRYSLLPFLAVRTGQATNARTLPNPLPRLLGAARAGEFILGARDPARPVGWQADPAAPTDPLDFVRRYWTPLADYAEWYFPQRLTLDVNAANLGTRGSPFEQELRVWHGAEVPLPILGLAAEGGLTRPEDYTRYAATTLGALTTHTLPGAAHLDITAARGDTVARWILEWLGRLARP, from the coding sequence ATGACGCGCCGTCTCCGCTTCGCCCTGCTGAGTGCCGCCCTGGAGCTGGGCAGTGCCCAGGGTCTGCCGCCCGCTCCCGCCACCGAAGTGGCCCTGGACCGCGTGCCCGCCGAGCGGGTGGTGCGCCCCGGCGCGACGGCCCCAGGCACGCCCCCCGACCTCAACGCCAGCATCACCGTGCGCTACGGCCCGGCCCGGCCCCGCGCGGTGCTGCTGCTGATGCCCGGCTTTCTGGGGGGCGCGGGCAGCTTCGACCGGCTGGCGCGGCAGCTCGCGGCGCTGGACCCCGGGCTGGCGGTGTGGGCGGTGGACCGCCGCGCCAACTTGCTCGAACCGCAGGCCCAGCTCGCGGCGGCCGACCCGGCGGAGTTGGCCCGGATCGTGCAGCGGGGCCTGCCTGTCCGGACTCCGGCCAGCCTGGGCTTTTTGCAGGGGTGGGGGCTGGACCTCACCCTGCGCGACTGGCGGGCCGCCGTGCTCGAAGCCCGCGCGCTGACCCCGGACGTGTTCCTGGGCGGGCACTCGCTGGGCGGGGTGCTCGCGGGCCTGTACGCCGCCTACGACTTCGGGGGCACGCCCGGTTGGCAGGACCTGCGCGGCCTGGTGCTGCTCGACGGGGTGCCGGGACAGGCCGCCTTCCAGCCGCTGACCCGCCAGCAGTACGAGGAGGGGTATTTCAACCGCGCCCTGCCCGTGCGGGCGCCGGGGCTGAACGCGCTGGCCCGGCAGCCCTACGTGGACTCTTTTTTCTTCGGCCCGACGCTCGCCAGCCGCGCCGCCGCCCAGGCCCGGCTGGCAGCCTCGGACCCCGGCGCCCCCGCTCCGGCCGGGGGGCTGACCCGCTATCCGGCCACCGCGCTGGCAGCGGGGCTGACCCAGCTTGAGGGCCGCTACAGCCTCCTGCCCTTTCTGGCCGTGCGGACCGGGCAGGCCACCAACGCCCGGACCCTGCCCAACCCGCTGCCCCGCTTGCTGGGCGCCGCGCGGGCGGGCGAGTTCATCCTGGGGGCCCGCGACCCCGCGCGGCCGGTGGGCTGGCAGGCCGATCCGGCGGCACCCACCGATCCCCTCGACTTCGTGCGGCGCTACTGGACTCCGCTGGCCGACTACGCCGAGTGGTACTTTCCCCAACGCCTCACCCTCGACGTGAACGCGGCGAACCTGGGCACGCGCGGCAGCCCCTTCGAGCAGGAGTTGCGCGTGTGGCACGGGGCGGAAGTGCCCCTCCCTATCCTGGGTCTCGCGGCGGAAGGCGGCCTGACCCGCCCCGAGGACTACACCCGCTACGCCGCGACCACCCTGGGCGCCTTGACCACCCACACCCTGCCCGGCGCCGCGCACCTCGACATCACCGCCGCCCGGGGCGACACTGTGGCCCGCTGGATTCTGGAGTGGCTGGGGAGGCTTGCCCGGCCCTGA
- a CDS encoding phage holin family protein yields the protein MSARVPPRLPRPGDDPWRPSTRPALPRPTLPPDLGRRAKGLGWLAVQGFFGFILVTTLLALFIVLLALDWPPAAWLIGITLLLALLGVVRTAVQGRRLLAPAPEVPLAQATPDDDEARLLRLLRSGERALPPAARPAFHAAVISTRDALRLTSGDEALGRDAFDARQAAREDLPELLHTYRATPRTPEAERLLVSQLDLIGRRMGEVVHERRGQHTRTLEAQRRYLESKYGDERG from the coding sequence ATGTCGGCGCGTGTGCCCCCCCGTCTTCCCCGTCCCGGAGACGATCCCTGGCGGCCCTCCACCCGGCCCGCCCTGCCGCGCCCCACGCTGCCGCCTGACCTGGGCCGCCGCGCCAAGGGCCTGGGCTGGCTGGCCGTGCAGGGCTTCTTCGGCTTCATCCTCGTCACGACGCTGTTGGCCCTGTTTATCGTCCTGCTCGCGCTGGACTGGCCTCCGGCGGCGTGGCTGATCGGGATCACCTTGCTCCTGGCCCTCCTGGGGGTGGTCCGCACCGCCGTCCAGGGCCGCCGCCTGCTGGCCCCCGCCCCCGAGGTGCCGCTCGCGCAGGCCACCCCCGACGACGACGAGGCCCGCTTGCTGCGGCTGCTGCGTTCCGGCGAGCGTGCCCTGCCCCCGGCGGCCCGGCCTGCCTTCCACGCGGCGGTCATCTCCACCCGTGACGCCCTGCGCCTGACCTCCGGGGACGAGGCGCTGGGCCGCGACGCCTTCGACGCCCGGCAGGCCGCCCGCGAGGACCTGCCCGAGCTGCTGCACACCTACCGGGCCACCCCCCGCACCCCCGAGGCCGAGCGCCTGCTCGTCTCGCAACTCGACCTGATCGGCCGCCGGATGGGCGAGGTCGTCCACGAGCGCCGGGGCCAGCACACCCGCACGCTGGAGGCCCAGCGCCGCTACCTGGAAAGCAAGTACGGCGACGAACGCGGCTGA
- a CDS encoding mismatch-specific DNA-glycosylase — MTDPATTDPTAPDLAALGADYLVPDVLAPGLTLVLVGTAPSRISARAKAYYANPENKFWRVLAEVGLTPRQLAPREYPSVPEYGIGLTDVAKRHSGVDAALPAGAWAPDELRHKLRTYRPALVAFTSKRGASETLGLPTGKLPYGPQLLPLEGAEVWVLPSTSPLGHTHFRLEPWQALADRVRELRGNRDAPSPVP, encoded by the coding sequence ATGACTGACCCGGCGACGACTGACCCCACCGCGCCCGACCTCGCCGCGCTGGGCGCCGACTATCTGGTGCCCGACGTGCTAGCGCCGGGGCTGACGCTGGTGCTGGTCGGCACGGCGCCCAGCCGCATCAGCGCCCGCGCGAAGGCCTACTACGCCAACCCCGAGAACAAGTTCTGGCGGGTGCTGGCCGAGGTCGGCCTGACGCCCCGGCAGCTTGCCCCCCGCGAGTACCCATCTGTGCCGGAGTACGGGATCGGCCTGACCGACGTCGCCAAGCGCCACAGCGGGGTGGACGCCGCCCTGCCCGCAGGCGCCTGGGCACCGGACGAGCTGCGGCACAAGCTGCGGACCTACCGCCCCGCTCTGGTCGCCTTTACCTCCAAGCGCGGCGCTTCCGAGACGCTGGGCCTGCCCACGGGCAAGCTGCCCTACGGCCCGCAACTCCTGCCGCTGGAGGGGGCGGAGGTGTGGGTGCTGCCCTCGACCAGTCCGCTGGGCCACACCCACTTCCGGCTGGAGCCGTGGCAGGCGCTGGCGGACCGGGTCCGTGAGCTGCGCGGGAACCGCGACGCCCCTTCCCCCGTACCCTGA
- a CDS encoding sulfite oxidase-like oxidoreductase, whose amino-acid sequence MLGKFFKKPADDLDGRIPPGQTLTSRFPVLTYGPSQHYAPEEVVVRVFGLAEEQTFTWADLLALPQTTLTYDIHCVTHWSKLDTTWTGVRVVDLMARLQLKPGATHVMQHSVGGYTTNLSLEDFTRPENLLAHTFGGEALTPEHGGPLRLVVPHLYFWKSAKWLTGLEFMDRDAPGFWERNGYHMRGDPFAEQRYDDD is encoded by the coding sequence ATGCTCGGCAAATTCTTCAAGAAACCGGCGGATGATCTGGACGGCCGCATTCCGCCGGGGCAGACGCTGACCAGCCGCTTTCCGGTGCTGACCTACGGCCCCTCGCAGCACTACGCCCCCGAGGAGGTGGTCGTGCGCGTCTTTGGGCTGGCCGAGGAGCAGACCTTCACCTGGGCCGACCTGCTGGCTCTGCCGCAGACCACCCTGACCTACGACATCCACTGCGTGACCCACTGGAGCAAGCTCGACACGACCTGGACGGGCGTGCGGGTGGTGGACCTGATGGCGCGCCTCCAGCTCAAGCCGGGCGCGACCCACGTCATGCAGCACTCGGTGGGCGGGTACACCACCAACCTCTCGCTGGAGGACTTCACCCGGCCCGAGAACCTGCTGGCGCACACCTTCGGCGGCGAAGCCCTGACGCCCGAGCACGGCGGCCCGCTGCGGCTGGTCGTGCCTCACCTGTACTTCTGGAAAAGCGCGAAGTGGCTGACCGGCCTGGAGTTCATGGACCGCGACGCGCCTGGGTTCTGGGAACGCAACGGCTACCACATGCGCGGCGACCCCTTTGCGGAGCAGCGCTACGACGATGACTGA
- a CDS encoding DUF4032 domain-containing protein: MNEQSNRTRARHEVERARFLGDVRDLLAILRREPNELLPFEWVRHLAPEGEHTLGVRAIPVEQIAGSVDRYREFDRHYLPRERHLDERWIGVRSAQLQGKELPPIQVYKVGELYFVKDGNHRVSVARRQGQKYIDAHVIELHVTVPPDEDDTLRDLIIKGEYARFLKETNLDRVVPGHREILFTTPGRYDRLIEHIRTRQYFLDRKPGRADQPPVTWEEAVESWYRRLYSRVVENLEKHDVMFRFPGRTEADLYLWIMDHRYFLTQKYGHDVGSEEATRDFRAHYAPPLYKRLRQRMRLLLKGDLGPAG, encoded by the coding sequence ATGAACGAGCAAAGCAACCGCACCCGGGCCAGGCACGAGGTCGAGCGCGCCCGCTTTCTGGGGGACGTGCGCGACCTGCTGGCGATCTTGCGGCGCGAACCCAACGAACTGCTGCCCTTCGAGTGGGTGCGCCACCTCGCGCCCGAGGGCGAGCACACGCTGGGGGTGCGGGCCATTCCGGTCGAGCAGATCGCGGGGTCGGTGGACCGCTACCGTGAGTTCGACCGCCACTACCTGCCGCGCGAGCGCCACCTCGACGAGCGCTGGATCGGCGTGAGAAGCGCGCAGCTTCAGGGCAAGGAGCTGCCGCCCATTCAGGTGTACAAGGTGGGTGAGCTGTACTTCGTCAAGGACGGCAACCACCGCGTCTCGGTCGCCCGGCGCCAGGGCCAGAAGTACATCGACGCCCACGTGATCGAGCTGCACGTCACGGTCCCGCCCGACGAGGACGACACCCTGCGCGACCTGATCATCAAGGGCGAGTACGCCCGGTTTCTCAAGGAAACCAACCTCGACCGGGTCGTGCCGGGCCACCGGGAGATCCTCTTTACCACGCCGGGGCGCTACGACCGATTGATCGAGCACATCCGCACCCGCCAGTATTTCCTCGACCGCAAGCCGGGGCGCGCGGACCAGCCGCCCGTGACCTGGGAGGAGGCGGTGGAAAGCTGGTACCGCCGCCTGTACAGCCGGGTCGTCGAGAACCTGGAAAAGCACGACGTGATGTTCCGCTTTCCGGGCCGCACCGAGGCCGACCTCTACCTCTGGATCATGGACCACCGCTACTTCCTGACCCAGAAGTACGGCCACGACGTGGGCAGCGAGGAAGCCACCCGCGACTTTCGCGCCCACTACGCCCCGCCGCTGTACAAGCGCCTGCGGCAGCGGATGCGGCTGCTGCTGAAAGGCGACCTGGGTCCGGCGGGGTAG
- a CDS encoding M17 family metallopeptidase → MQLTNGLGRADLTLKFLGEAEEAALPAQVTRDLKPGAVRLLSRGAEGDVAVALAPADAAQARELGAALVKVATELGARSVEVEALPPEAAAHAQALTLAALAAGSRDARYRAEARPGPAELVVEGLSDPERASVQALQAGVGFARELVNAPANLLNPATLAREARTLGAYGADVAVWDGAEIEARGMGLLAAVAAGSEAGPRLIRVTLPARGEVSRVIALVGKGVTFDTGGYSIKPAAGMTTMKGDMGGAATVLGAMRALAQLRDRLPEGVEVRAYVPAAENMVGPHAMRPGDIYRAANGKTVEVVNTDAEGRLILADALAVACDEGATEIVDVATLTGAKLVALGTDIAGLFSTDPSLAACLKASAEACGEFVWELPLHAPYLKAFQKETLADLRNADLVPAGGSIKAALFLREFVTRPWAHLDIAGNALKDGQATGWGVGTLVGYVLGRM, encoded by the coding sequence ATGCAACTCACCAACGGGCTGGGCCGGGCGGACCTCACGCTGAAGTTTCTCGGGGAGGCAGAGGAGGCGGCGCTGCCCGCGCAGGTCACCCGCGACCTGAAGCCCGGGGCCGTGCGGCTGCTCTCGCGCGGGGCAGAGGGGGACGTGGCCGTGGCGCTGGCTCCGGCGGACGCCGCCCAGGCCCGCGAGCTGGGAGCGGCGCTGGTGAAGGTGGCGACCGAGCTGGGCGCCCGGAGCGTGGAGGTGGAGGCCCTGCCGCCAGAGGCGGCGGCCCACGCGCAGGCGCTGACCCTCGCCGCCCTGGCCGCAGGCTCCCGCGACGCCCGTTACCGCGCCGAGGCGAGGCCCGGTCCCGCCGAACTCGTGGTGGAGGGCCTGAGCGACCCGGAGCGCGCCTCGGTGCAGGCCCTCCAGGCAGGGGTGGGTTTTGCCCGCGAGCTGGTGAACGCTCCGGCGAACCTGCTCAATCCCGCCACCCTGGCCCGCGAGGCCCGCACGCTGGGGGCATACGGCGCCGACGTGGCCGTGTGGGACGGCGCGGAGATCGAGGCGCGCGGCATGGGCCTGCTGGCGGCGGTGGCGGCGGGCAGCGAGGCCGGCCCCCGGCTGATCCGGGTCACCCTCCCGGCGCGGGGCGAGGTGAGCCGGGTGATCGCGCTGGTCGGCAAGGGCGTGACCTTCGACACGGGCGGCTACTCGATCAAGCCCGCCGCCGGGATGACCACCATGAAGGGGGACATGGGGGGCGCCGCGACCGTGCTGGGCGCGATGCGCGCACTCGCGCAGCTCCGCGACCGGCTGCCGGAGGGGGTCGAGGTCCGCGCCTACGTTCCCGCCGCCGAGAACATGGTCGGCCCCCACGCCATGCGCCCCGGCGACATCTACCGCGCGGCGAACGGCAAGACGGTCGAGGTCGTGAACACCGACGCCGAGGGCCGCCTGATCCTGGCCGACGCGCTGGCGGTCGCCTGTGACGAGGGGGCCACCGAGATCGTGGACGTGGCGACCCTGACCGGCGCCAAGCTGGTTGCCCTGGGGACCGACATCGCGGGCCTCTTTAGCACCGACCCCTCCCTCGCGGCGTGCCTGAAGGCCAGCGCCGAGGCCTGCGGCGAGTTCGTCTGGGAATTGCCGCTGCACGCGCCGTACCTGAAGGCCTTTCAGAAAGAGACGCTGGCCGACCTGCGCAATGCCGACCTGGTCCCGGCGGGCGGCAGCATCAAGGCGGCCCTCTTCCTGCGCGAGTTCGTCACCCGGCCCTGGGCACACCTCGACATCGCCGGCAACGCCCTGAAAGACGGCCAGGCGACCGGCTGGGGGGTAGGGACGCTGGTGGGCTACGTGCTGGGAAGGATGTAG
- a CDS encoding MarR family winged helix-turn-helix transcriptional regulator has protein sequence MTSPPSSPPTQEQVGRFLASMWRFHRRLKQELDPLLTARHGIDARKFLILRAIQAGQQYPTLLSEHLQIPATLLSRYLDQLTKGGLIERRLDAQDSRRTCLSLTPAGQEVVRDTLDTVYSLTGARLTQLDPQILPALLGALELLTHEDPA, from the coding sequence GTGACTTCGCCTCCCTCCTCTCCCCCCACCCAGGAGCAGGTCGGGCGGTTTCTGGCGAGCATGTGGCGCTTTCACCGCAGGCTCAAGCAGGAACTCGACCCCCTCCTGACCGCCCGGCACGGCATCGACGCGCGCAAGTTCCTGATCCTGCGCGCCATCCAGGCCGGGCAGCAGTACCCGACCCTGCTGTCCGAGCACCTCCAGATTCCGGCCACGCTGCTCAGCCGCTACCTCGACCAGCTCACCAAGGGGGGCCTGATCGAGCGCCGCCTGGACGCGCAGGACTCGCGCCGCACCTGCCTGAGCCTGACCCCGGCCGGGCAGGAGGTCGTTCGCGACACCCTGGACACCGTCTACAGCCTCACGGGCGCGCGGCTGACCCAACTCGACCCCCAGATCCTGCCCGCCTTGCTGGGCGCCCTGGAACTTCTGACGCACGAGGACCCCGCATGA
- a CDS encoding MDR family MFS transporter — translation MTDSVHPAPPSAAPVPAADTPPTFSDQERKITLIGLLVVFLLAALSQTIVSTAMPRIIEDLRGFNLYSWVTTAYLLASTVMVPIYGKLSDLYGRKPVLVFGIVVFLIGSALSGLAGEPFFGNFLGGGMNQLIAFRAVAGFGGAALFTMAFAILADMFAPAERARFGGLFGAVFGLASVIGPAVGGFLTDQLSWRWTFYVNLPLGLLALFLIIARMPKLTHRMAGKIDYPGAALILTTTIPLLLALTWGGTTYPWDSARILTLFGVSAVSLVAFLLVEARTRDAIIPLSLFRIPMFSLGNLASFIMGMAFLGVILFLPLYMQLVLGVSATNSGFSMLPLMGGLILSSIVSGSVVGRTGKYKPWMIGGGLVLMLGIFFLTQITTHTTLADLGWRMFIVGLGLGPSQSLFTLAIQNAVPVGQLGIATSSSQFFRQIGSTIGAAVFGTLLLNNLHTELPKHLPQVPGVQMNASSFDLGALRASGNGSGPEAKIREAFGAQYAQIEKALNGDRAAAQALAHNPQLPADLRALVTGGGLQAQVHQQLTAQAQTVGTVLKTGEPGRQALLGSDQTPEALKAQLRALPPQALATPQAAQATARQVERGILAQEPAAVQQATRSALAEIKATLEEQARALAARLTGGMKEGFTAAMTHMFGTSIWIILLGFVVTLFVPAIPLRGRAEPVQAAPQAQSGS, via the coding sequence ATGACCGACTCCGTCCACCCGGCTCCCCCCTCGGCCGCCCCCGTTCCCGCAGCGGACACGCCGCCCACCTTTTCCGATCAGGAAAGGAAGATCACCCTGATCGGCCTGCTGGTGGTCTTCTTGCTCGCGGCGCTGAGCCAGACCATCGTCAGCACGGCCATGCCGCGCATCATCGAGGACCTGCGGGGCTTCAACCTGTATTCCTGGGTCACCACCGCCTACCTGCTCGCGAGCACCGTGATGGTGCCGATCTACGGCAAGCTGTCGGACCTGTACGGGCGCAAGCCGGTCCTGGTGTTCGGGATCGTGGTCTTTTTGATCGGCTCGGCGCTCAGCGGCCTGGCGGGCGAGCCGTTTTTCGGCAACTTCCTGGGCGGCGGCATGAACCAGCTGATCGCCTTCCGGGCGGTGGCGGGCTTCGGCGGCGCGGCGCTCTTCACGATGGCCTTCGCGATTCTGGCCGACATGTTTGCGCCCGCCGAGCGCGCCCGGTTCGGCGGTCTGTTCGGGGCCGTGTTCGGCCTCGCCAGCGTGATCGGCCCGGCGGTGGGGGGCTTTTTGACCGACCAGCTCTCCTGGCGCTGGACTTTTTACGTGAACCTGCCGCTGGGGCTGCTGGCGCTCTTTTTGATCATCGCCCGGATGCCCAAGCTGACGCACCGCATGGCGGGCAAGATCGACTACCCCGGCGCGGCCCTGATTCTCACGACCACCATTCCGCTGCTGCTGGCCCTGACCTGGGGCGGCACGACCTATCCCTGGGACAGCGCCCGCATCCTGACGCTGTTCGGGGTCAGCGCCGTCAGCCTGGTCGCCTTCTTGCTGGTCGAGGCGCGCACCCGGGACGCGATCATTCCGCTGAGCCTCTTCCGCATCCCGATGTTCTCGCTGGGCAACCTGGCTTCTTTCATCATGGGGATGGCGTTTCTGGGCGTGATTTTGTTTTTGCCGCTGTACATGCAGCTGGTGCTGGGGGTCAGCGCGACCAACAGCGGATTTTCGATGCTGCCCCTGATGGGCGGCCTGATCCTGTCGAGCATCGTGAGCGGCAGCGTCGTGGGGCGCACCGGGAAGTACAAGCCGTGGATGATCGGCGGCGGCTTGGTGCTGATGCTGGGCATCTTTTTCCTGACCCAGATCACCACGCACACCACCCTGGCCGACCTGGGCTGGCGCATGTTCATCGTGGGGCTGGGGCTGGGACCCTCCCAGAGCCTGTTCACGCTCGCCATCCAGAACGCGGTGCCGGTGGGCCAGCTGGGCATCGCCACCTCCAGTTCGCAGTTTTTCCGCCAGATCGGCTCGACCATCGGCGCGGCGGTGTTCGGCACGCTGCTGCTGAACAACCTGCACACCGAACTGCCCAAACACCTGCCCCAGGTGCCCGGCGTGCAGATGAACGCCAGCTCCTTCGACCTGGGCGCGCTGCGGGCCAGCGGCAACGGCAGCGGCCCCGAGGCGAAGATCCGGGAGGCGTTCGGCGCCCAGTACGCGCAGATAGAAAAGGCGCTGAACGGGGACCGGGCCGCCGCACAGGCCCTGGCGCACAATCCGCAACTTCCCGCCGACCTGCGGGCGCTGGTCACGGGCGGCGGCCTTCAGGCGCAGGTGCACCAGCAGCTGACGGCGCAGGCCCAGACCGTCGGCACCGTGCTGAAAACCGGCGAGCCGGGCCGCCAGGCGCTGCTGGGCAGTGACCAGACCCCGGAGGCCCTCAAGGCGCAGCTGCGCGCCCTGCCCCCCCAGGCCCTCGCCACCCCGCAGGCCGCGCAGGCCACCGCCCGGCAGGTCGAGCGGGGCATCCTCGCGCAGGAACCTGCCGCCGTGCAGCAGGCCACCCGCTCGGCGCTGGCCGAGATCAAGGCCACGCTGGAGGAGCAGGCCAGGGCGCTCGCGGCGAGGCTCACGGGCGGCATGAAAGAAGGCTTTACCGCCGCCATGACCCACATGTTCGGCACGAGCATCTGGATCATCCTGCTGGGGTTCGTGGTCACGCTGTTCGTTCCGGCGATCCCGCTGCGGGGCCGCGCCGAGCCGGTACAGGCGGCCCCGCAGGCCCAGTCCGGCAGCTGA